A window from Plasmodium gaboni strain SY75 chromosome 9, whole genome shotgun sequence encodes these proteins:
- a CDS encoding falstatin — protein sequence MNHLIFLSFFLLSCIAHLSRCSDNNTYSFEIVNRSTWLNIAERIFKGNAPFNFTIIPYNYVNNSTKENNNNKDSVLLISKNLKDSSNPVDENSHIIDSTTKANTSNNNNNNNNIVGIYESEVREEKIKEDNTQQGNILKKENEIINSDQQVPVSNIFSKNIDNKNNYIESNYMSSHNTNNPELIHSTDFIGSNNNHTFNFLSRYNSILNNMQGSGKVSGSVPEFKARIFSEEETSELGSGEKYHDNALNPNEPCDQVIKLGDIINSINEKTLTINSKTNNVLCINLDSVSGNGFVWSLLGVHKQKPLIDPSNFPTKRVTQSYVSQDITVTNPVPLPKNSNSNKSDSINNSKEGSYNNTTSNNYPKATEQLVGGSSMLISKIKPHKPGHYFIVYAYYRPFDPTRDTNTRIIELNVQ from the exons atgaaccatttaatttttctttcttttttccttttatcGTGCATAGCCCATCTTTCCAGATGTTCAG ATAATAACACTTACTCTTTTGAAATTGTGAATAGATCTACGTGGTTAAATATAGCAGAGAGAATATTCAAAGGAAACGCTCCATTTAATTTTACTATTATTccatataattatgtaaataattctacaaaagaaaataataataataaagactccgttttattaataagcaaaaatttaaaagattCCTCTAATCCAGTTGATGAAAATAGTCATATAATTGACAGTACTACAAAAGCTAACAcatcaaataataataataataataataatattgttgGTATATACGAATCAGAAGTACGTGAAGAAAAGATAAAAGAAGATAATACACAACAGGGCAATATActtaaaaaagaaaacgAGATTATAAATAGTGATCAGCAAGTACCTGtatcaaatattttttcaaaaaatattgataataaaaataattacatTGAATCAAATTATATGAGCAGTCATAATACGAATAACCCAGAGTTGATTCATTCCACCGATTTTATTGGTTCGAATAATAATCATAcatttaattttctttCTCGATATAACagtatattaaataatatgcAAGGAAGTGGAAAGGTTTCAGGTAGCGTACCTGAATTTAAGGCCAGAATTTTTTCAGAAGAAGAAACTAGTGAATTAGGATCAGGAGAAAAATATCATGATAATGCATTAAATCCTAATGAACCATGTGATCAAGTTATAAAATTAGGagatattataaatagtataaatgaaaaaacTTTAACTATAAATTCAAAGACAAATAATGTATTATGTATAAATCTAGATTCAGTAAGTGGAAATGGATTTGTATGGTCTTTATTAGGAGTGCATAAACAGAAGCCATTAATAGATCCATCTAATTTTCCTACTAAAAGAGTAACACAATCATATGTTAGTCAAGATATTACAGTAACGAATCCAGTGCCCTTACCAAAAAATTCTAATTCAAACAAAAGTGATtcaataaataattcaaaaGAAGGAAGTTACAATAACACAACAAGTAATAATTATCCTAAGGCAACAGAACAGCTTGTTGGGGGCTCATCCATGTTGATAAGTAAAATTAAGCCTCACAAACCTGGACATTATTTTATAGTCTATGCATATTATAGACCTTTTGATCCAACAAGAGACACAAACACAAGAATTATTGAGTTAAACGTGcaataa